In Alphaproteobacteria bacterium HT1-32, the sequence AGGCTTCGTAATCCATCTCGCCGACCAGGTCCCCGCCATCATACAGGGGGTCATCAATATCGATAACGAGAGGGGCAGCCTTGCAAAGTGTCAGTGCCTCACGAATCGTGGCTGAAAATTCCCGGTCGGTCAGCAGTATCTTTGCCTCTCCGTGGTCCAGAATGAAGGCGATGGTCGGTGCATCCAGCCGTACATTGAGAGCGTTCAGAACAGCACCGGTCATCGGGACACCGTAATGGGCCTCAAAGAGTTCGGGGGTGTTTGCAGCCATCACAGCGACGGTGTCGCCACGCTTGATGCCCCGGCCTGCCAGTGCGCTGGCAAGCTGGCGGCAGCGTCTGTAGGTTTCTGACCAGCTGCGTCTGATATCGCCGTGAATGATGGCGATATGATCAGGGTAAACACTTGCTGTGCGTTCTATAAAACTCAACGGACTGAGCGGCGTATAGTTTGCTTCGGTCTTGTCGAGACCAATAGCATAGGGCGATGCGGTGTTCATTTCGATGCTCCCGTTTGAGTTTTCAGGCGACGGATTGCAAGCTGTCGGCACAAGGCTGTCAAGCCACGGACTATTACATAGAAGGATCGAGAACATGCGTCACGAAGGAACAAGCGTACTGGTCACAGGGGCCGGGCAGGGAATTGGTCAGGCTGTTGCTGCCCGGTTCGCGTCGGAAGGTGCGAAGGTCGTGGTTTTCGATGTTGACGGTGACAAGGCTGCGGCAACGGTAAAGGCAATCAGCGGCAGTGAAGGCAATGCAGTTGCGGTCACCGGCGATGTTGGTAATGCGGATGATGTTGCGAAGGCCGTAAAGGCTGCCGTGGACAACTTCGGGCGCCTTGATACCTGTGTCTGCAACGCGGGTATCGTCCATACCGCAGACTTTCTCGATATCGAAGAGGCTGATTTCGACAAGGTTATCCGGGTCAATCTGAAAGGCGCGTTTCTGGCTGGTCAGGCGTCGGCAAGACAGATGGTGAAACAGGGCGAGGGAGGTTCCATCATCTTGATGTCTTCCATCAACGCCGTGGTCGCCATTCCGACTCAGGTACCCTATTGCGTCAGTAAGGGTGGTCTCAATCAGCTGACAAAGGTGATGTCGCTGTCACTGGTCGGTCATGGTATCCGGGTGAACGCGATCGGCCCGGGAAGCATCGGTACGGATATGCTGAAATCAGTACTGGCGAAAGACCCGAACGCCAATCGTACGGTGATGTCGCGGACACCGGCAGGCAGGCTGGGTGAGCCTTCCGAAATCGCGTCGGTTGCATCTTTCCTCGCCAGTGGAGAGGCGTCCTATATTACCGGCCAGACAATCTATGCTGATGGTGGCCGCCTGCCGCTGAACTATCTGGCTCCGGTTGCTGAGGACTGAGCCTGGCGGACTGTCTGTTTCGGCCCGCTGTTCTGATCTGATGTCAGGACAGCGGGTTCTTTCGGAGCGGTGAAGCGCGGCTTATTCCGCTGATGGCTGGTCACCGAATTTCTGGATATGGCCAGGCTTGCGCATTTCGCTGCCACGCTTGTCGAGGTCTTCCTGACTGTAGCTGTTCTGCAGAACAAAGCGCCGGGAGACGAGGTGTGATGCTTTTGAGCGACTGATGAACTTCCGGTTCGCCATCTGCAGGGCCTGCATGAGAGCAATGCCGAGCCCCCCGCCATCACCGCGAACCTTTTCACGCAGCACCGCTTTCAGTGCGTCCAGATGTTCTTTTACCAGTTTGAGGCTGTCGTCGCTGCGATCCAGCATCTGATGCGTCAGATCGAACAGCGATTCGGCAATGGATGAAATCAGCGGATAACCGAAGACCCCGCCCTGGCCCCTGAGTTCATGCGCAATCATGCTGATCTTGACGAGGGGAGGCTTGCGCTTGTCTTCCGGCAGGTCTGCTGCAGCTTTGTAATAGACCTGCAATTGCTGAAGATACTCAGCCGTCCAGTCCATGAAATCTTCAGAAAACCGGTCGAGATCCTGCTCCATGTCTTCCAGTTTGTCCCAGTCAAACAGGACATCCGGGGAGATATCCCCGCCAGAGACGAGTTTGGAAATCAGGGTCCGGGGTTGTGGATAGAACCGGATACCAAAGTCTTTGGATGACTTGATGACGTCGCCGTTTTTCTTGTGAACACGGCGTTCTCCCATATCGGGCGCTTCCCGTTTACGGCGCCGGTTTGGTCCGAAATAGATGGATGTTCGGCAGAATTCCCGTCCGTCGCGGACAACCGCTTCCAGATGCCGGGCTACCTCACGCACCGTGAAAGGCTTCGAGAGGAATTCGTTCACCCCGAGATCGCGCGCCATTTCGACGCGGGCATCATCAGAATAGGCACTGATCATGACGAAGGGCATGAAACGATCCGGGCTCTCCTTATGACGGCGAATCCAGCGGAGCAGCATGGGGCCATCAACAGGGTCCATAACCCAGTCACTGAGCACGAGATCAATATTTGAGAATCCGGCTTTCACCGGATTATCACGCATCAGCTTGATCAGTTGTATGGCTTCCGCACCATTACTGGCGCGGATGACTTTGCCAAAACCAAGCTGCGTGAGAATCGATGTCAGCAGATTTCTTATCTGCCAGGTATCTTCAACCAGAAGGACGGTGAGATTCTGAAGAGGGTGCATGGTACATCACTGTTATCCAAACCAATTCCCCGCCAATCAGAAGCTAGTCGTTTTCTGATGTTCCGTCCAGTCCCGTTTCGGCTGAGTCTTCAGTATTCTGCACAACCGGAGTCCCGGCGCGTGCCGCCCGGCCACGAGCGACGACAACAGCCTTTTCAAGATCAGCCGACATGCACAGACCTAGCCCGACCGGATCGCGCGGCGTCAACTGCTGGGAGTTCCAGTGTGATTTCTCGCGAATCGCATTGATGGTATTCTTGGTCGTGCCGATAAGCCGTGAAATCTGCGCGTCGGTCAGCTCCGGATGATATTTGAGCAGCCACAGAATGGCGTCCGGACGATCCTGCCGTTTTGAAACCGGCGTATAGCGGGCACCCTTGGGGCGTGAACGCGGGCGCGGATTTTCGCTCCGGGCCATTTTCAGAGAAGCATTCTCATCGCCTTCACAGCGTTTGATTTCTTCTGCGGTCAGCTGCCCGTTTGTGACCGGGTCCATCCCGTTCATGCCGATGGCGACTTCGTTATCTGCAATGGCCTGTATTTCAAGTTCATGCATGCCACAGAAGGCAGCGATCTGCTCGAAGGTCAGGGTCGTGTTTTCAACCAGCCAGACGGCGGTTGCTTTGGGCATAAGTGGTTGGGCCATTGTCGACTCCATCATTCGTCCGCAGCGCAGGCGGCTCGTCAGTGTCTCTCTTCGATATCCGGATCTGCCGGGGTCGCGCAAACCTCCAGCCCGCCGCTTATAGCGGGCGGGCTTTGCATGGTCAAACCGGCTTTCTGCTATTGGATTGTCAGCATGATCTTGCCGATGTGGCTGGAGCTTTCCATAAGGGCATGCGCCTTGGCTGCGTCCTGTAGCGGAAAGGTTGCGTGGATCAGGGGGCGGATGTCTCCCTGATCGAGCAGTGGCCATGCCGTTTCCCGCAAGCCATTGGCAATCCGTGCCTTGACGTCGTTCGACTGGGGCCGAAGCGTTGACCCGGTAATGGTCTGCCGTTTGACCATCATCTGCGCCAGATGAATGGAGGCTTTCGGCCCGCCGAGAGTAGCGATCTGTACGAGACGTCCTTCCACTGCCAGAAGTTTCATATTGGGCAGGAAGTAATCACCGCCAACCATGTCGAGGATGACATCCACACCTGACTTTCCGGCATGTTCCCGGATCTTTTCCTCAAAGCTTTCTGTCCGGTAATTAACTGCCAGATCAGCGCCGATCTCGACACAGGCGGCACATTTCTCATCGCTGCCGGCCGTGGTATAAACGGTTGCCCCCAGCGCCTTGGCGAGCTGGATAGCGGTCGTTCCGATACCGCTTGATCCGCCATGGACGAGAAACTTTTCTCCGGGCTTCAGGCTGCCGCGTTCAAAGACATTGTGCCAGACCGTGAAATAGTTTTCCGGCAGGGCGGCGGCCTGAAGGGCGTCATAGCCTTTCGGCCAGGGCAGGCATTGTGCGGCGGAAGTGACGCAGTACTCGGCATAGGCGCCGCCGGGTGTCAGGGCACAGACCTGATCGCCAACGGCAAGACCGGAGACTCCCTCGCCGAGTGAGGCAATGGTTCCGGATACTTCGAGGCCGGGCAGGTCAGATGCACCGGGTGGCGGCGGGTAAACCCCGGCACGCTGCGCCACATCAGGGCGATTGACGCCGGCCACTTCAACCCGGATCAGCACGTCACCGGCGCCGGGTGCCGGGACATCGCGTGTCGCGGGCTTCAGAACATCCGGTTTTCCGGGTTCGGTAATTTCGATGCAGGTCATGGTCTGCGGAATTGTCATTCTTGCCTCCGTGGTTATGTGTGGAGTTAATATGTCCGCATGGTCATTGCAAATGTTGGGAGCGATTGAGATGGACTGGGATGAACCGATTAAAAAGAAACCGATCCTTCAGCAACCGGATCTGGATGTGTTGTCGATTGAGGCGCTGAACGACTACATAGAAGAACTGAGGTCTGAAATAGGTCGGGCTGAAGAAAAGATTGCAGCAAAGCACTCAGCCCGGTCCGGAGCCGAGGCATTTTTTAAATCATGATCTGATTTTGGATGTGAAATATCTTGACCATGGAAGCGATCAGCAGGTCAGAGATGTATCGATTCGCCATGAATCAGATAAATCAGCCGAAGATGACTATCATCTGTCACCATAAGATATAATTTTATACCTTTTTATTTCAGCATCTTAAGTACAGCCTGTGTCTGGACAATTGTTTTTGGCGTTTGAATCGCTGATAATATTCATGTCGGAATTACTACGAATTGTTCCGGCATGAAGCCCGGATCCCCTCAATCTTCTTTCATTCCGGGCAGTTCTGAGTGTGCAAAAAACGCCTCCCTGTTGAAACTGAGCCGCCTGATCTGGCGGCTCTTTTTTCGGCCTCGGGCAGCCCGGGTCAATATCGGTAGAATTTTTTCCCTCTTGACCCGCAAGGCTGGTTCGAACACAGTATTGCCGCATAAGCGAGTTTGACCGGTTGAGGCGTCAAAAACGTTTGGGTTGGAAGGGGCCGTCGGGGGGACGGCCCTTTCTTTTTGCCAGACCGGAAAGACGGTCAGAACCAGGAGGGCGTACTGAATGGCGGATTCCAGATTCCTTCAGTTCGATTCACTTAGTCTGCATGCCGGTCAACAACCGGACCCGGTCACGGGTGCCCGTGCCACGCCGATTTATCAGACGACATCCTACGTCTTCAAAGATACCGACCATGCGGCCGCCCTGTTCAATATGGAACGGGCGGGTCACATCTACAGCCGGATATCGAATCCGACGACGGCAGTGCTGGAAGAGCGGATGGCGGCGCTGGAAGGTGGTGTTGGCGCGGTCTGCACAGCCAGCGGTCAGGCGGCGCTGCATCTGGCGATTGTGACGCTGATGGGGGCCGGAGGACATATCGTTGCATCGTCGAAGATTTACGGCGGCAGCAACAACATGTTTGTCCATACCCTGCCAAGGTTCGGGATTGAGACCACCTTGGTTGACCCGCGTGATGTCGATGCCTTTCGTGCTGCAATCCGACCGGAGACCCGGCTGGTTTTCACTGAGGCGATCGGCAATCCCGGAATGGAAGTCGCGAATCTGCCGCTGATTGCTGAACTGGCGCATGAGGCCGGTCTGCCGCTGATGGTCGATTCGACATTCACAACGCCTTACCTGATTCAGCCGGCAGTGCTGGGTGTCGATATCATCATGCATTCGATGACCAAGTTTCTGGGGGGGCATGGAACCTCTATCGGCGGGGTCATTGTCGACTCCGGTCAGTTCGACTGGGAAGCATCAGGGAAATTCCCGACCCTGACCGAACCCTATGACGGTTATCATGGCCTCGACTTTGCCGAGGAGTTTGGTCCCGCCGCCATGATCATGCGGGCCCGCGCCGAGGGATTGCGGGATTTCGGCGCCTGCATCAGCCCCACCAATGCTTTCTATATTCTTCAGGGCGTCGAGACGCTGCCGCTGCGCATGGCGCGGCATACGGCAAATGCTCAGGCTATTGCGCAACATCTGGAGGCGCATGATGCAGTGGACTGGGTCAGCTATCCCGGTCTGCCGAGTCACCCCGACTATGACCTTGCCCAGCGTCTGCTGCCGAAGGGGGCGGGTGCGATTTTCAGTTTCGGGATCAGGGGAGGGCGTGAGGCCGGACGGAAGTTCATCGAACGGCTGGAGCTGTTCTCGCATCTCGCCAATATCGGTGATGCCAAGTCGCTGGTTATCCATCCCGCCAGTACCACCCATCAGCAGATGAGCGCGGAGGCCCTGAAATCAGCAGGTATTGGTGAGGAACTGATTCGCCTGTCCGTCGGGCTGGAAGATCTGGCTGACCTGACGGGTGATCTCGATCAGGCGCTCAAAGCGTCACAGCGGGGCTGATCATGCAGATAACTGTCAAAGGCAGGGATATCTTTGCGGCAACCGGCGGTACCCGTTTTGACACGAAGCTTCCGACGGTCATCTTCATTCACGGTGCTTCACTGGATCACAGTTGCTGGCCGCTGCAAAGTCGCTGGTTTGCCTGGCATGGCTATGGCGTGCTCGCGATTGACCTGCCCGGGCATGGTCGATCGGCCGGACCCGCCCTTGAATCTGTTGACGAGATGGCGGATTGCGTTGTGGACCTGCTGGAGGCTGTCGGGGCTGTAAGACCTGTGCTTGTCGGTCATTCAATGGGGGCCGCAGTTGCGCTGGAAGTTGCGGCACGACTGGGAGGCGGCGCCGGGAAACTGGCTTTGCTGGGTGTGTCCGAAGCCATTCCGGTTCATCCGGCCCTGCTGGCCGATGCCCTGGAGCGGCCAGAGCAGGCCTGTCTGTCGATGACGGCCTGGGGGCATGGACCCGCCGGTCATGTCGGTGGTAACCGGGCGCCCGGTATGTGGATGATAGGCGGAGCTGTGCGGCTGTTTGGGGCCGCCGCGGCGGGTGTTCTCCATACAGATCTGAAAGCCTGTGATGACTGGAAGACAGGACCGCAGGCAGCCGCGAAGGTTACTTGCCCGACCCTGTTCCTGCTGGGGGGGCGCGACCGGATGACGCCGGCCCGGTCTGCCCGGAAGCTGGCGGCCATGATTTCAGGCAGCCGCGTTCAGATAATTGATAAATCCGGGCATATGCTGATGAGTGAAGCACCGGACGAGACACTCGATGCTCTGGTGGCTTTCGTGACAGGAGACTGAGTTTGGCTGAGAAGGTTATCGAGACCCGTAACGCCTATCGGCATTTTCGCCCGATCACCACACGCTGGGCGGATAATGATATCTACGGTCACGTCAATAATGTGATCTATTATGCTTGGTTCGACAGTGCCGTGAATGGCTACATGATCGAGCAGGGCGGGCTGGATATCCATCAGGGAACGACTATCGGTTTTGTGGTCGAAAGTTCCTGTACCTATAATTCGCCGGTTACCTATCCCGATGTGATCGAGGCAGGCCTGCGGGTGGGCCGGATCGGCAGGTCATCGGTCCGCCATGAAATCGGGATATTCCGGGAAGGCCAGAACGAAGCCGCGGCATCGGGCTATTTCATCCATGTGTTCGTCGACCGGACGACAAACCGTCCCGTGGAAATTCCGGCAAGCATCCGGTCGGCACTGGAAGCAATACAGGCCTGACCGGCAGGTGGGTGATGCGGGGCGGGCCGCCTCAGTCCATTCCGAGGGCGGCTTTGTACAGTTCAAGCAGATGTTCCTGCTCCTGACGGTCTTCCTTGTCGAGCTTACGCAGGCGCAGAACCTGGCGCATGATTTTCACATCAAATCCGGTTCCCTTGGCTTCTGCGAAGACATCCTTGATGTCATCCATCAGAGCCTTCTTTTCCTCTTCCAGCCGCTCAACCCGCTCCATAAAGGACTGAAGCCGTTCCGATGCGATGCCGCCAACGTCTGTCATTTCTGTATCTCCGTTAAAGTGGCCGGACGATAGCCGTGCCGGCGCTCGGTCTCAAGCTGTGGATTACATGAAAAAGCTTTTTAGGGACGTGATTTCAATGATGCCTGCCTGTATAGAGACCTCGTATTGAAGATGAGGCCGAAAAAATGATTCTGGTGACCGGCGCGGCTGGCTTCATAGGCTACCATGTTTCCAATGCCTTGCTGGCGCAGGGCAGGGCGGTAGTCGGTATTGATAATCTGAACGATTATTATGACCCGGCATTGAAACAGGCCCGCCTCGACAGGCTTGAGGCACAGCCCGGATTTCAGTTTTTGCGGGCCGATATCGCCGACCGTGAAGCGATGCTGTCACTGGCGAAGACCTTTCCCGATGTCACGGGCATTATTCATCTGGCAGCGCAGGCTGGCGTCCGTCATTCCCTGATCGACCCTTATTCCTATGTCCGCAGCAATGTGGAAGGGCAACTGATCATGCTGGAACTGGCGCGCAGAATGGATGGCCTGAAGCACATGGTCTATGCCAGTTCCTCGTCGGTTTACGGAGCGAATGAAAAGCAGCCGTTTTCGATTGAGGATCCGGTGGATACGCCATTGTCGCTTTATGCCGCGACCAAGCGGTCGGGCGAACTGATGGCCTACACCTATGCGCACCTCTATGGCATTCCACTGACCGGACTGCGTTTCTTTACCGTCTATGGTCCCTGGGGACGGCCTGATATGGCCGCCTATATCTTTGCCTCGAAGATCATGGCTGGCGAGCCGATCACTGTGTTCAATAATGGTGACATGCGCCGGGATTTCACTTTCATCGATGATATTGTCGACGGGGTGATCCGCTGTCTTGAAACGCCGCCCGTGGAGACGCCGCCGCAACGTGTCTACAACATTGGCAATAACCGCAGCGAAGACCTGATGCGGTTCATCAGCCTGATCGAAGACTCACTGGGTATGAAGGCTGACATGCGGTTCGACGTAATGCAGCCCGGTGATGTGCAGGAAACCTACGCCGATATTGATGCCATCCGCGAAGATCTGGGTTTCAACCCGTCGACACCTATTGATGTCGGTATTCCGGCCTTTATCGAATGGTTCCGCAGCTACAATCAGCGCTAGGCTCAGTTGCCGTTTTCGTCGCGCCGTTCGATGCCCATATCGATTTCGCGGCGCCGACGGTCCGGGCCGAAATAGGCTTTGTTTTCAACAAATTCCTGAGGTTTTCGCGCCAGCCGGTCAAGGCGCTTGTGCAGCGCATCTGCTGAAACCGGTTTGGCGATGAAGTCGTTTACGCCGGCATCGCGGGCGGCGAGAACACTTCGTTTGTCTGACAGGCCGGTGACGACCGTGATGGCGACTTTCGGGGTCTTGCAGCGTTTGGGGTCACGGATGGCCTTCACCATGCCGAGACCCGCTTTCGGGTCTGCGCCCAGTTCCATGAGAATAAGATCGGTTGGTTTTTGCGCCAGCATGCTCAGCGTTTCTTCGCCGGACTTTGCTTCCCGAATATCCATGACACCGGTCGTGATGAGCATGTCACGCAAAAGGGTGCGTGATTCACGGTGCTCATCCACCAGTAATATCGAAAGGCTGTCGAGGCTGCGTATCATCCTGACATCATAGGGCTGATAGATTTACGTTTTCTTACTTTTCCGGATCAGGCCGAACTGAGGGGAGGGGCGGCTGCTCCAAAGTCAATCCGTCTGACCTTGCACTTGTCAGGGCCTTCCACGACGACCATACCGGCCGGCGCAATGGGAAACCAGCGGTCTGCAATGCCATCCAGCGGTTCAGAAGCTACCAGGGCCGAGCCGTCAGAACAGTTGAGGTAAAGGCTAGGTGCAGACTCATCACTTGAATAACGGACGGCAAAGACCCGCTCACCGTCACTGAAGGCTGCCGTCATCTTGGTGGGTTCCGTGATACCACGCCGGCTTGTGATTTCGTCGACCTGACGGATGGTCTCGGCGATGGCTTTTTCAGGTGCTGCGTCGAGACCGTTTGCCAGGGCAAGGAGGAAGATCAGCTCGCTATCTGTTGCACCCTCCCGATAGACATAAAGATTGT encodes:
- a CDS encoding glucose 1-dehydrogenase, which gives rise to MRHEGTSVLVTGAGQGIGQAVAARFASEGAKVVVFDVDGDKAAATVKAISGSEGNAVAVTGDVGNADDVAKAVKAAVDNFGRLDTCVCNAGIVHTADFLDIEEADFDKVIRVNLKGAFLAGQASARQMVKQGEGGSIILMSSINAVVAIPTQVPYCVSKGGLNQLTKVMSLSLVGHGIRVNAIGPGSIGTDMLKSVLAKDPNANRTVMSRTPAGRLGEPSEIASVASFLASGEASYITGQTIYADGGRLPLNYLAPVAED
- a CDS encoding response regulator translates to MHPLQNLTVLLVEDTWQIRNLLTSILTQLGFGKVIRASNGAEAIQLIKLMRDNPVKAGFSNIDLVLSDWVMDPVDGPMLLRWIRRHKESPDRFMPFVMISAYSDDARVEMARDLGVNEFLSKPFTVREVARHLEAVVRDGREFCRTSIYFGPNRRRKREAPDMGERRVHKKNGDVIKSSKDFGIRFYPQPRTLISKLVSGGDISPDVLFDWDKLEDMEQDLDRFSEDFMDWTAEYLQQLQVYYKAAADLPEDKRKPPLVKISMIAHELRGQGGVFGYPLISSIAESLFDLTHQMLDRSDDSLKLVKEHLDALKAVLREKVRGDGGGLGIALMQALQMANRKFISRSKASHLVSRRFVLQNSYSQEDLDKRGSEMRKPGHIQKFGDQPSAE
- a CDS encoding DUF1013 domain-containing protein — its product is MAQPLMPKATAVWLVENTTLTFEQIAAFCGMHELEIQAIADNEVAIGMNGMDPVTNGQLTAEEIKRCEGDENASLKMARSENPRPRSRPKGARYTPVSKRQDRPDAILWLLKYHPELTDAQISRLIGTTKNTINAIREKSHWNSQQLTPRDPVGLGLCMSADLEKAVVVARGRAARAGTPVVQNTEDSAETGLDGTSEND
- a CDS encoding zinc-binding dehydrogenase; translation: MTIPQTMTCIEITEPGKPDVLKPATRDVPAPGAGDVLIRVEVAGVNRPDVAQRAGVYPPPPGASDLPGLEVSGTIASLGEGVSGLAVGDQVCALTPGGAYAEYCVTSAAQCLPWPKGYDALQAAALPENYFTVWHNVFERGSLKPGEKFLVHGGSSGIGTTAIQLAKALGATVYTTAGSDEKCAACVEIGADLAVNYRTESFEEKIREHAGKSGVDVILDMVGGDYFLPNMKLLAVEGRLVQIATLGGPKASIHLAQMMVKRQTITGSTLRPQSNDVKARIANGLRETAWPLLDQGDIRPLIHATFPLQDAAKAHALMESSSHIGKIMLTIQ
- a CDS encoding DUF1192 family protein; its protein translation is MDWDEPIKKKPILQQPDLDVLSIEALNDYIEELRSEIGRAEEKIAAKHSARSGAEAFFKS
- a CDS encoding O-acetylhomoserine aminocarboxypropyltransferase, which gives rise to MADSRFLQFDSLSLHAGQQPDPVTGARATPIYQTTSYVFKDTDHAAALFNMERAGHIYSRISNPTTAVLEERMAALEGGVGAVCTASGQAALHLAIVTLMGAGGHIVASSKIYGGSNNMFVHTLPRFGIETTLVDPRDVDAFRAAIRPETRLVFTEAIGNPGMEVANLPLIAELAHEAGLPLMVDSTFTTPYLIQPAVLGVDIIMHSMTKFLGGHGTSIGGVIVDSGQFDWEASGKFPTLTEPYDGYHGLDFAEEFGPAAMIMRARAEGLRDFGACISPTNAFYILQGVETLPLRMARHTANAQAIAQHLEAHDAVDWVSYPGLPSHPDYDLAQRLLPKGAGAIFSFGIRGGREAGRKFIERLELFSHLANIGDAKSLVIHPASTTHQQMSAEALKSAGIGEELIRLSVGLEDLADLTGDLDQALKASQRG
- a CDS encoding alpha/beta fold hydrolase produces the protein MQITVKGRDIFAATGGTRFDTKLPTVIFIHGASLDHSCWPLQSRWFAWHGYGVLAIDLPGHGRSAGPALESVDEMADCVVDLLEAVGAVRPVLVGHSMGAAVALEVAARLGGGAGKLALLGVSEAIPVHPALLADALERPEQACLSMTAWGHGPAGHVGGNRAPGMWMIGGAVRLFGAAAAGVLHTDLKACDDWKTGPQAAAKVTCPTLFLLGGRDRMTPARSARKLAAMISGSRVQIIDKSGHMLMSEAPDETLDALVAFVTGD
- a CDS encoding acyl-CoA thioesterase, which translates into the protein MAEKVIETRNAYRHFRPITTRWADNDIYGHVNNVIYYAWFDSAVNGYMIEQGGLDIHQGTTIGFVVESSCTYNSPVTYPDVIEAGLRVGRIGRSSVRHEIGIFREGQNEAAASGYFIHVFVDRTTNRPVEIPASIRSALEAIQA
- a CDS encoding DUF2312 domain-containing protein: MTDVGGIASERLQSFMERVERLEEEKKALMDDIKDVFAEAKGTGFDVKIMRQVLRLRKLDKEDRQEQEHLLELYKAALGMD
- a CDS encoding NAD-dependent epimerase/dehydratase family protein gives rise to the protein MILVTGAAGFIGYHVSNALLAQGRAVVGIDNLNDYYDPALKQARLDRLEAQPGFQFLRADIADREAMLSLAKTFPDVTGIIHLAAQAGVRHSLIDPYSYVRSNVEGQLIMLELARRMDGLKHMVYASSSSVYGANEKQPFSIEDPVDTPLSLYAATKRSGELMAYTYAHLYGIPLTGLRFFTVYGPWGRPDMAAYIFASKIMAGEPITVFNNGDMRRDFTFIDDIVDGVIRCLETPPVETPPQRVYNIGNNRSEDLMRFISLIEDSLGMKADMRFDVMQPGDVQETYADIDAIREDLGFNPSTPIDVGIPAFIEWFRSYNQR
- a CDS encoding response regulator → MIRSLDSLSILLVDEHRESRTLLRDMLITTGVMDIREAKSGEETLSMLAQKPTDLILMELGADPKAGLGMVKAIRDPKRCKTPKVAITVVTGLSDKRSVLAARDAGVNDFIAKPVSADALHKRLDRLARKPQEFVENKAYFGPDRRRREIDMGIERRDENGN
- a CDS encoding class II glutamine amidotransferase, with amino-acid sequence MCRWLAYFGSPICLEDLLYAPEHSLIDQGRSAREGKIPVNGDGFGIGWYGRRPEPGIYREVLPVWNDRNLRSLSRQIDSRLLFAHIRASTGTATTRSNCHPFAVGRWMFMHNGQIGGYMTVRRELEALIPDNLYVYREGATDSELIFLLALANGLDAAPEKAIAETIRQVDEITSRRGITEPTKMTAAFSDGERVFAVRYSSDESAPSLYLNCSDGSALVASEPLDGIADRWFPIAPAGMVVVEGPDKCKVRRIDFGAAAPPLSSA